The following proteins come from a genomic window of Alnus glutinosa chromosome 10, dhAlnGlut1.1, whole genome shotgun sequence:
- the LOC133878802 gene encoding uncharacterized protein LOC133878802 isoform X2 translates to MRACRRYRQSPEVSKSVPLKRFKFSPITITMSYREKSRAQRTPREYRLPTAQGLGSSDLEHTKEGQTPVRPGAYGHTSLTQLGYEYQPASYDTDASFHLSHMPSTMKEVGVCSPSHVARLFPHSSSGADDSETQPLDNSQTQAPDDLHGGAGDTHDVQPEDPATQVLRPDQIRTISINLDGSTCFEVLTIADLHNNWGIPSGKRVVLEYNAASQPVGLSANKFRRQTGKLIRSGAYVHIRDAWAHVKNSMKEDVWNALMVDFYIPPTYDLAAVKRDAFRDMGEKLKSWRYKLKKQLNIQSDDTPEMVRARVGEANLSKYDPEDLEALLDKWCDRANQEYAAHMKALRALNNTPHCAGSKSFARLTHEETITNGTPPTRAQTYIKSHKKKDGSYPNDVIKERCERMTELIPTDLAALSSVTQGTVRWAPNDAYAQAHDNKPEYAGRVRQVGPNVLPVRGTIHSYYIPSQARSQSSRHSTISQEVLDRALKAERARHKAEMDAVLASQAQMVTRYEARFCQLEEMMRQSISVPEVTQHTTTPNRAFIPCLNVRSSVGSGSG, encoded by the exons ATGAGAGCCTGTCGGAGGTACCGCCAGAGCCCAGAGGTTTCCAAGTCCGTGCCTCTCAAGCGCTTCAAGTTCTCGCCTATAACG ATTACAATGAGTTATAGGGAAAAATCTAGAGCACAGAGGACCCCACGCGAGTATAGGCTGCCTACGGCACAGGGGTTGGGATCTAGTGACCTTGAGCACACGAAGGAAGGGCAGACCCCTGTACGCCCTGGAGCATATGGTCATACAAGCTTGACCCAGTTGGGGTACGAGTATCAACCTGCATCGTACGACACAGATGCTTCATTTCATCTGTCACATATGCCGTCGACGATGAAGGAGGTAGGGGTGTGTTCCCCTAGTCATGTGGCGCGGCTATTCCCCCATAGCAGCTCGGGTGCAGACGACAGTGAGACACAGCCTCTGGACAATAGCCAGACACAGGCTCCGGACGACCTGCATGGGGGGGCAGGTGACACGCATGATGTGCAGCCCGAGGACCCTGCTACACAGGTCTTGCGCCCTGACCAGATTCGGACAATAA GTATCAATCTAGATGGAAGCACTTGTTTCGAAGTGTTAACCATTGCAGACCTGCACAATAATTGGGGGATCCCCTCGGGGAAAAGGGTTGTATTGGAGTATAATGCAGCGTCTCAACCTGTAGGACTTAGCGCTAATAAATTTAGACGGCAGACCGGTAAGCTAATAAGGAGTGGGGCCTATGTGCATATACGGGACGCTTGGGCGCATGTAAAGAATAGTATGAAGGAGGATGTATGGAATGCCCTCATG GTAGACTTCTACATCCCGCCAACATATGATTTAGCTGCCGTAAAGCGGGATGCATTTCGGGACATGGGAGAAAAGCTCAAGAGTTGGagatacaaattaaaaaaacagcTTAACATTCAGTCAGACGATACTCCCGAGATGGTACGGGCAAGAGTGGGGGAAGCAAACCTCTCTAAGTACGACCCCGAAGACTTGGAAGCGTTGTTGGATAAATGGTGTGACAGGGCCAATCAG gagtatgCTGCTCATATGAAGGCATTGCGAGCATTGAACAATACTCCCCATTGCGCCGGGTCCAAAAGCTTTGCGAGGTTGACACACGAGGAG ACTATCACCAATGGCACTCCTCCTACACGAGCACAGACATACATAAAATCACATAAGAAGAAGGATGGAAGCTATCCTAATGATGTAATAAAGGAGAGATGT GAGAGAATGACAGAGCTAATACCAACTGACCTTGCCGCATTGTCGAGCGTGACACAAGGGACGGTACGTTGGGCACCAAACGACGCGTATGCCCAGGCGCACGACAATAAGCCCGAGTATGCTGgcagggttcggcaggttgggccgaatgtTTTGCCTGTGCGGGGAACCATACACTCATACTATATACCCTCACAGGCACGATCACAAAGCTCGAGGCATTCCACCATCTCTCAAGAAGTTCTTGACCGAGCACTCAAGGCTGAACGGGCACGACACAAGGCAGAGATGGATGCAGTGTTGGCGTCACAGGCACAGATGGTGACGCGATATGAGGCCCGTTTTTGCCAGCTTGAGGAAATGATGCGCCAGTCGATATCCGTGCCCGAGGTCACTCAGCATACCACAACGCCGAACAGAGCTTTCATACCATGTTTGAATGTGAGATCATCTGTCGGTAGTGgatcag GGTGA
- the LOC133879870 gene encoding protein PIN-LIKES 3-like isoform X1, translating into MSLIRVLEKFILSSVKKLAMGFLDLFIVALMPVLKILLITAVGLLLGTERIDILGANARSYLNRLVFFVFSPSIIFSNLSDTITLDSLATLWFMLVNILLTFLIGTALAWILIKITRTPQHLRGLVIGCCSAGNLGNLPLIIIPAVCGEENSPFGDSSVCSTDGEAYAALSMAVGSIYIWTFTYPIMRISASKTEEIVIDGSSIRDNNSRETSHLYSEIDTEALLPSKGCPSSEEYMDQVEPQSTGSEGKAKVTLLQKTTLQLKMLIGHIDLKKLFAPSTIAVIIGFLVGLVSPIRKVLIGDDAPLRVIYSSVSLIGEAAIPCMTLIIGANLFRGLKSSGVGPLLILGIIAIRYIILPSLGIVIVKAAHRFGMVESDSLFQFTLMLQYALPPAMNVGTISQLLETGQSECSVIMLWTYAVAAFSLTLWSTIFMLVVA; encoded by the exons ATGAGCCTTATTA GAGTATTGGAAAAGTTCATTTTGAGTTCAGTGAAGAAGCTTGCAATGGGATTCCTGGATCTATTCATTGTGGCATTGATGCCAGTGCTGAAAATACTCTTAATTACTGCTGTCGGTTTATTGCTTGGAACAGAGCGTATAGATATCTTGGGGGCAAATGCAAGGTCATATTTGAATAGA TTGGTCTTTTTTGTGTTCAGTCCTTCAATTATTTTCAGCAACCTGTCTGATACAATTACATTAGACAGTTTGGCAACCTT GTGGTTCATGCTAGTGAACATCCTTCTCACATTCCTTATTGGCACTGCCCTTGCATGGATACTCATAAAAATCACAAGAACTCCTCAACATCTGCGAGGCCTTGTCATTGGTTGTTGTTCCGCAG GAAATCTAGGAAACTTGCCTCTGATTATAATACCAGCAGTCTGTGGGGAGGAAAATAGTCCATTTGGAGATTCTTCTGTTTGCTCTACAGATGGAGAGGCTTATGCTGCACTTTCTATGGCG GTaggatcaatatatatatggactttTACGTATCCTATCATGCGGATATCTGCAAGCAAAACTGAAGAAATTGTTATAGATGGCTCTTCAATTAGGGATAACAATTCTAGAGAAACCTCACATTTATATTCAGAGATTGACACAGAAGCTCTTCTTCCTTCAAAGGGTTGCCCAAGCTCTGAGGAATATATGGATCAGGTTGAACCCCAGTCTACAGGATCAGAAGGAAAAGCAAAG GTTACATTGCTGCAGAAGACTACCCTGCAACTTAAGATGCTCATTGGGCACATTGACCtcaaaaaattgtttgcacCATCTACAATTGCCGTG ATTATCGGGTTTCTTGTCGGACTAGTCTCTCCAATTCGAAAGGTACTGATTGGTGATGATGCTCCTCTTCGTGTGATCTACAGTTCTGTGAGTTTGATAGG GGAGGCAGCAATACCATGTATGACTCTGATTATTGGAGCAAACCTTTTTAGAG GTCTCAAAAGCTCCGGAGTAGGTCCATTACTCATCCTAGGGATTATCGCAATTCGATACATAATCTTGCCTTCACTGGGTATTGTAATTGTTAAGGCTGCACACCGTTTTGGCATGGTGGAATCAGATTCATTATTTCAATTTACACTTATGCTTCAATATGCACTTCCACCTGCAATGAATGTAG GTACCATTTCTCAGTTGCTTGAGACTGGACAGAGCGAATGCTCTGTCATTATGCTATGGACTTATGCTGTGGCAGCATTCTCTCTAACTCTCTGGTCAACTATCTTCATGTTGGTTGTTGCTTAA
- the LOC133879870 gene encoding protein PIN-LIKES 3-like isoform X2, which yields MGFLDLFIVALMPVLKILLITAVGLLLGTERIDILGANARSYLNRLVFFVFSPSIIFSNLSDTITLDSLATLWFMLVNILLTFLIGTALAWILIKITRTPQHLRGLVIGCCSAGNLGNLPLIIIPAVCGEENSPFGDSSVCSTDGEAYAALSMAVGSIYIWTFTYPIMRISASKTEEIVIDGSSIRDNNSRETSHLYSEIDTEALLPSKGCPSSEEYMDQVEPQSTGSEGKAKVTLLQKTTLQLKMLIGHIDLKKLFAPSTIAVIIGFLVGLVSPIRKVLIGDDAPLRVIYSSVSLIGEAAIPCMTLIIGANLFRGLKSSGVGPLLILGIIAIRYIILPSLGIVIVKAAHRFGMVESDSLFQFTLMLQYALPPAMNVGTISQLLETGQSECSVIMLWTYAVAAFSLTLWSTIFMLVVA from the exons ATGGGATTCCTGGATCTATTCATTGTGGCATTGATGCCAGTGCTGAAAATACTCTTAATTACTGCTGTCGGTTTATTGCTTGGAACAGAGCGTATAGATATCTTGGGGGCAAATGCAAGGTCATATTTGAATAGA TTGGTCTTTTTTGTGTTCAGTCCTTCAATTATTTTCAGCAACCTGTCTGATACAATTACATTAGACAGTTTGGCAACCTT GTGGTTCATGCTAGTGAACATCCTTCTCACATTCCTTATTGGCACTGCCCTTGCATGGATACTCATAAAAATCACAAGAACTCCTCAACATCTGCGAGGCCTTGTCATTGGTTGTTGTTCCGCAG GAAATCTAGGAAACTTGCCTCTGATTATAATACCAGCAGTCTGTGGGGAGGAAAATAGTCCATTTGGAGATTCTTCTGTTTGCTCTACAGATGGAGAGGCTTATGCTGCACTTTCTATGGCG GTaggatcaatatatatatggactttTACGTATCCTATCATGCGGATATCTGCAAGCAAAACTGAAGAAATTGTTATAGATGGCTCTTCAATTAGGGATAACAATTCTAGAGAAACCTCACATTTATATTCAGAGATTGACACAGAAGCTCTTCTTCCTTCAAAGGGTTGCCCAAGCTCTGAGGAATATATGGATCAGGTTGAACCCCAGTCTACAGGATCAGAAGGAAAAGCAAAG GTTACATTGCTGCAGAAGACTACCCTGCAACTTAAGATGCTCATTGGGCACATTGACCtcaaaaaattgtttgcacCATCTACAATTGCCGTG ATTATCGGGTTTCTTGTCGGACTAGTCTCTCCAATTCGAAAGGTACTGATTGGTGATGATGCTCCTCTTCGTGTGATCTACAGTTCTGTGAGTTTGATAGG GGAGGCAGCAATACCATGTATGACTCTGATTATTGGAGCAAACCTTTTTAGAG GTCTCAAAAGCTCCGGAGTAGGTCCATTACTCATCCTAGGGATTATCGCAATTCGATACATAATCTTGCCTTCACTGGGTATTGTAATTGTTAAGGCTGCACACCGTTTTGGCATGGTGGAATCAGATTCATTATTTCAATTTACACTTATGCTTCAATATGCACTTCCACCTGCAATGAATGTAG GTACCATTTCTCAGTTGCTTGAGACTGGACAGAGCGAATGCTCTGTCATTATGCTATGGACTTATGCTGTGGCAGCATTCTCTCTAACTCTCTGGTCAACTATCTTCATGTTGGTTGTTGCTTAA
- the LOC133879217 gene encoding early nodulin-like protein 1, with protein sequence MPPRKKPNSSSSSSSSSKKSNPTNQPQPSKFGIQHFFQRHTQNGENVLLASRNPKPSSPSNAAVSTSHNPATDAPSSAPEKSGLPVRNPINYPENAPDLQKPDATHAVSASRDPKSWSGSQANDPNSASQNMPTDNIVVMDVSSDEEDLSEGSQVNDPNSGSLTTPTDNIAVMDVSSDESLSEGSQF encoded by the exons ATGCCTCCGAGGAAAAAGCccaactcttcttcttcctcctcctcatcGTCCAAGAAATCCAACCCAACCAATCAACCCCAGCCCTCCAAGTTTGGCATCCAACATTTCTTCCAACGCCACACCCAGAACGGCGAGAACGTCCTCTTAGCCTCTCGGAACCCCAAGCCCTCCTCCCCTTCCAACGCCGCCGTTTCGACCTCGCATAACCCTGCCACCGATGCTCCGAGTTCAGCGCCAGAGAAATCGGGTTTGCCTGTTCGAAACCCGATAAATTATCCCGAAAATGCACCGGATTTGCAGAAACCCGACGCGACACATGCGGTTTCGGCGTCTCGGGACCCTAAAAGCTGGTCGGGTTCGCAGGCGAATGATCCGAATAGTGCCTCGCAGAATATGCCGACGGATAATATCGTGGTGATGGATGTTAGTTCTGATGAGGAGGACCTGTCGGAGGGTTCGCAGGTAAATGATCCGAATAGTGGGTCGCTGACTACGCCGACGGATAATATCGCGGTGATGGATGTTAGTTCTGATGAGAGCCTGTCGGAGGGTTCGCAG TTCTGA
- the LOC133878802 gene encoding uncharacterized protein LOC133878802 isoform X1, with product MRACRRYRQSPEVSKSVPLKRFKFSPITITMSYREKSRAQRTPREYRLPTAQGLGSSDLEHTKEGQTPVRPGAYGHTSLTQLGYEYQPASYDTDASFHLSHMPSTMKEVGVCSPSHVARLFPHSSSGADDSETQPLDNSQTQAPDDLHGGAGDTHDVQPEDPATQVLRPDQIRTISINLDGSTCFEVLTIADLHNNWGIPSGKRVVLEYNAASQPVGLSANKFRRQTGKLIRSGAYVHIRDAWAHVKNSMKEDVWNALMVDFYIPPTYDLAAVKRDAFRDMGEKLKSWRYKLKKQLNIQSDDTPEMVRARVGEANLSKYDPEDLEALLDKWCDRANQEYAAHMKALRALNNTPHCAGSKSFARLTHEETITNGTPPTRAQTYIKSHKKKDGSYPNDVIKERCERMTELIPTDLAALSSVTQGTVRWAPNDAYAQAHDNKPEYAGRVRQVGPNVLPVRGTIHSYYIPSQARSQSSRHSTISQEVLDRALKAERARHKAEMDAVLASQAQMVTRYEARFCQLEEMMRQSISVPEVTQHTTTPNRAFIPCLNVRSSVGSGSG from the exons ATGAGAGCCTGTCGGAGGTACCGCCAGAGCCCAGAGGTTTCCAAGTCCGTGCCTCTCAAGCGCTTCAAGTTCTCGCCTATAACG ATTACAATGAGTTATAGGGAAAAATCTAGAGCACAGAGGACCCCACGCGAGTATAGGCTGCCTACGGCACAGGGGTTGGGATCTAGTGACCTTGAGCACACGAAGGAAGGGCAGACCCCTGTACGCCCTGGAGCATATGGTCATACAAGCTTGACCCAGTTGGGGTACGAGTATCAACCTGCATCGTACGACACAGATGCTTCATTTCATCTGTCACATATGCCGTCGACGATGAAGGAGGTAGGGGTGTGTTCCCCTAGTCATGTGGCGCGGCTATTCCCCCATAGCAGCTCGGGTGCAGACGACAGTGAGACACAGCCTCTGGACAATAGCCAGACACAGGCTCCGGACGACCTGCATGGGGGGGCAGGTGACACGCATGATGTGCAGCCCGAGGACCCTGCTACACAGGTCTTGCGCCCTGACCAGATTCGGACAATAA GTATCAATCTAGATGGAAGCACTTGTTTCGAAGTGTTAACCATTGCAGACCTGCACAATAATTGGGGGATCCCCTCGGGGAAAAGGGTTGTATTGGAGTATAATGCAGCGTCTCAACCTGTAGGACTTAGCGCTAATAAATTTAGACGGCAGACCGGTAAGCTAATAAGGAGTGGGGCCTATGTGCATATACGGGACGCTTGGGCGCATGTAAAGAATAGTATGAAGGAGGATGTATGGAATGCCCTCATG GTAGACTTCTACATCCCGCCAACATATGATTTAGCTGCCGTAAAGCGGGATGCATTTCGGGACATGGGAGAAAAGCTCAAGAGTTGGagatacaaattaaaaaaacagcTTAACATTCAGTCAGACGATACTCCCGAGATGGTACGGGCAAGAGTGGGGGAAGCAAACCTCTCTAAGTACGACCCCGAAGACTTGGAAGCGTTGTTGGATAAATGGTGTGACAGGGCCAATCAG gagtatgCTGCTCATATGAAGGCATTGCGAGCATTGAACAATACTCCCCATTGCGCCGGGTCCAAAAGCTTTGCGAGGTTGACACACGAGGAG ACTATCACCAATGGCACTCCTCCTACACGAGCACAGACATACATAAAATCACATAAGAAGAAGGATGGAAGCTATCCTAATGATGTAATAAAGGAGAGATGT GAGAGAATGACAGAGCTAATACCAACTGACCTTGCCGCATTGTCGAGCGTGACACAAGGGACGGTACGTTGGGCACCAAACGACGCGTATGCCCAGGCGCACGACAATAAGCCCGAGTATGCTGgcagggttcggcaggttgggccgaatgtTTTGCCTGTGCGGGGAACCATACACTCATACTATATACCCTCACAGGCACGATCACAAAGCTCGAGGCATTCCACCATCTCTCAAGAAGTTCTTGACCGAGCACTCAAGGCTGAACGGGCACGACACAAGGCAGAGATGGATGCAGTGTTGGCGTCACAGGCACAGATGGTGACGCGATATGAGGCCCGTTTTTGCCAGCTTGAGGAAATGATGCGCCAGTCGATATCCGTGCCCGAGGTCACTCAGCATACCACAACGCCGAACAGAGCTTTCATACCATGTTTGAATGTGAGATCATCTGTCGGTAGTGgatcag GATGA